AATGGATCAACTACGCCAAGGGATTCATCTGCGAGCCTATGGCCAAAATGACCCATTAAGAGAATATAAATTTGAAGGATTTGAAATGTTTGAGCAGATGATAGCCACGATTGAAGAAGAAGTTTCACGATATGTTATGAAAGCGCAAATTCAGTCTAACCTTGAGCGGAAACAAGTAGCTGAAGGAAAAGCTGTTCATCAAAGCTCAAATGAAACAAGCAAAGAGAGCAAACGAAAAACCCCATTTACAAAAGGACAGACCATCGGACGGAATGACCCTTGTCCGTGTGGTTCAGGGAAAAAATACAAACAGTGTCATGGAAGATAAGAAGCGATAGAAACGTTAAAAGGTGCTTTTAATAAAAGCACCTTTTACTTCCAAACTGAAAAAAAGATAGAAATAATTTTAGAGGTGATCTTACATGGAAATGTCAGAAATAACACAAGAACTATCAATGATGGCTAAACGATTAGCGGACTTTAGGGGGTCTCTTTGACTTAGAAGAAAAAGAAACCCGAATTGCTGAACTAGAAGAGAAAATGTCCGATCCTATGTTTTGGGAGGATCAAAATGCAGCTCAAAAAGTGATAAATGAAAATAACGCTCTGAAAAATATCGTGAATACGTATAGAAAATTAGAAAGTGATCATGAAGAGCTCGATGTTTCCTTGGAATTATTGAAAGAGGAAAATGACAGTGATCTAGCTGATGATTTAGAACAAGGTGTTAAGGATATTGGCAAGCGGTTAAACGAGTTTGAACTGGAGCTGTTGTTAAGTGAACCACATGACAAAAATAATGCCATTTTAGAGCTGCATCCAGGAGCGGGTGGAACAGAATCACAAGACTGGGCCTCTATGCTGCTTAGAATGTATACAAGATGGGCAGAAGCTAAAGGCTTTAAAGTGGAAACGACAGATTATCTCCCTGGAGATGAAGCAGGGGTGAAAAGTGTAACCTTATTAATTCAAGGTCATAATGCCTACGGTTATTTGAAAGCTGAAAAAGGCGTTCATCGCCTCGTTAGAATTTCACCTTTCGACTCCTCAGGCCGTCGACACACATCATTCGCTTCCTGTGATGTCATGCCTGAATTGGATGATAATGTGGAAATTACGGTATCACCAGATGACCTAAGAATTGATACGTTTAGGTCGAGTGGGGCAGGGGGACAACACGTGAATACGACAGATTCTGCTGTTCGTATGACACACTTGCCAACAAACACTGTGGTCAGTTGTCAGTCAGAACGTTCCCAAATAAAAAATAGAGAAAAAGCAATGAAAATGTTAAAAGCTAAATTATTTCAACAGGAAATGGATAAACAGCGTCAAGAAGCTGAAGAGCTTCGAGGTGAGCAATCAGATATTGGTTGGGGCAGTCAAATTCGCTCTTACGTCTTCCATCCATACAATATGGTAAAAGATCACCGGACAAATGTTGAAACAGGGAATACACAAGCTGTTATGGATGGTGAGCTGGCACCATTTATTGATGCGTATTTAAGGTCTCAAATAGACTGATCTGTTACTGCTTACTATTGTGGAGTATTCTAAACTAAAACGTTACTAACTGATATATATATGAGCGAGATCCTTAGGGGAACAGAGGGAAATTGACAATCTGTTTCTCTAAGGTTTTTCATTTTTATCAAAGATAACTGTCAGTAAAACTCTGGTTCAAAATAGAAAGGAAAGGTAATAATCTATTTAGGTGGGAGGTAACGGCCGGTAATGTCCTGGGTGAGATGCATTTTATAGGGGGATTTTAATAATAGAGTTTCTCTCATCATCTCAACAATGCTGAAAATGAGGGTTAATCTTAATTCAATCAGTTAAAGCGTTAACTGAGTCGTGTTTACAGCAATTTTGCAGGGTGCTATACTACGAAAAGTGCTTGTAAATAAATGTTACATAATTCTTTCATTTTAAAATAACAAGGTGATAGCAGATGATGAAAAAGCTTCAACGTAGAAAAGAAACCAACCCTCTTAATACGGCGCAAAGAACGATTATTGAATTTTTATATGTCCTTACGGGGTCGGCAATTGTAGCTGTGACATTTAACCTCTTTCTCTTACCTAACCAAATCGCCTCTGGTGGTGTCTCTGGGATATCAACTATTGTCTTTAATATAACGGCTTGGGAGCCTGCTTATACACAATGGGCGTTGAATATTCCTTTATTTATAGCTGGGATTCTTTTACTTGGGGGTAGTATAAGAGGCAGTATATTATATGGAACAAAGACGTTAACGGGAACACTATTTTTACCTTTCATCGTGTTTTTAACAAGAGATTTGCAGCCCGCAACTCTCGACCCTTTATTAGCATCTATTTTTGGTGGGGTAGGAGTTGGTGTAGGTCTTGGTATTGTTTTTAGATCTAATTCTTCTACAGGGGGGACAGATCTAGCTGCTCAAATTATTAACAAATATACAGGACTGTCTCTTGGAGTGTGTGTATTTATAATGGATGGTCTTGTAGTGAGCGCTTCGGCTGTTGTATTTGGCTTTGAATTTGCTTTGTATGCTTTAATTAGTCTCTTTACAACGAGTAAAACGATTGATTTTGTTCAAATTGGTATAGGTTACTCCAAAATGGTCATAATAATTTCAGAATTTGAAGAAGAAGTAAAGCAAGGCTTGTTAACAAAAGTTGATCGTGGTGTCACGAAAATTGCGGGGTATGGAGGCTATACTAACCATGAAAGACCCATGTTAATGTGTGTTGTTAGCCGAAATGAAGTGACCAAACTAAAAAGATTAGTTCAAACAATAGATCCAGATGCTTTTGTTATTGTCAGTAACGCCTCAGAAGTACTAGGTAAGGGTTTCAAAAAGTAGTAAATCAGTTATAATAAAGTTAGGTTTCAAAACCCAATCACACTATAAATTTCTAGGAGGGGAAACGAATGAAGAAATGGATGTTTGCTATATTTGGGACAGTACTTGTTTTAAGTGCCTGTGGGGGCAATGATACGAACATGAATGAACCAGCGCCCGAAAATAATGGTAATAATGCAGAAAACACAGAAAATACTGCTGACAATGGTGAGTACGATTTAGCAAATGGTGAGCAAGTTTACGTTCAAAATTGCGCGGCCTGTCACGGTGGGGATTTAACAGGTGCTTCAGGACCTGGTCTAGAAACGCATACAGCTGAAGAGGTGGAAGCGGCGATTCAAGAAGGCCCTGGTAGTATGCCGGCAGACCTTGTTACAGGTGAGGATGCAGCCGATGTAGCGGCATGGATAGAATCTCAATAGTAAAATATGTAACAAAACCTGGGATTGTATTTCCAGGTTTTGTTTTTTTACGACATATCACTTATACGCGATTTATTCATTACTTAATTGTTACATAACCTCATTATAAACAGATAATCGTCCGTAAAACACCCGCCACAAAATAGAAAGGAGAGCTAACGGACGCTAATGTCCTAATTCACTCCCCCACTCGTAGACAGGCAGTCTACCTAACTTAGCATTTATCCCACAATGAAGTTTGTTCAACAATATGTTTTAAATAATAGTGGAAAAATCTGATCATATAAGCTTTATTGAAAGTGTGAATTGGAGTTTGTCTAATTCATAAAGGCAAAAGAAATATAAAAGAACTATAAATAAATCAATGATTTAATCCGAACTATGTATAAGAGGTATTTAACTGGTAATTTAATGGCTGTTGTACCAATCTATGACTATCAATAATAGCTAAAATACTTGCTGTGAAAAGGTTTAGAAAATAGTTGTGTATTAGATTTACCTAAAATAACCAGTTGTTGCTATTTGAAATGAAATTGTAAAGAAGTTTAACTTCCACCGACAAATTTTGATGCTATAATGTATAGGAGTAAAAAGATTGTCGTTATTAAACTGTTGAACTTTCAATTAGTACTCTTTTTAAATATAAAGCTGTTTCAATATAGTAACAATTTCAGTCCACAACAAGAGCATCAATGACAACAAAAGAAGAAGGACAAAATGATTGGGATGTGAAAATATGATTCAAATGCAGGATGTATGGAAAACGTACCCTAATGGCGTTATGGCTGTTAACGGGATTTCTATCTATATAAAGAAAGGTGAATTCGTCTATGTAGTTGGGCCAAGTGGTGCTGGTAAATCCACGTTTATCAAAATGATCTACCGTGAAGAAAAACCGACTCGAGGCGAAATTACAATTGATAACCAAGAATTATCAAAAATGAAGGAACGCCATATTCCATATTTAAGAAGAAATATTGGCGTTGTTTTTCAAGACTTTAAACTGCTTCAAAGTCTTACAGTCTATGAAAACGTAGCTTTTGCTATGGAGGTCATCGAAGAAGATAAAGAAACGATTAGACAACGTGTTATGAATGTCTTAGATATTGTTCGCTTGAAGAACAAAGCACGTTTCATGCCGGACGAGCTTTCTGGAGGAGAACAGCAGAGGGTGTCGATTGCAAGAGCAATTGTTAATAATCCGGCAGTATTAATTGCAGATGAACCGACAGGGAATTTAGATCCTGAAACGTCATGGGAAATTATGCACATTTTAGAAGAGATTAATGAGCGAGGGACAACCATTGTGATGGCTACGCACAATCGGGACATCGTAGATAATATGCGAAAACGCCTGATTGCGATTGAAGGCGGACGCATTGCTCGTGATGAGCTGAGGGGGACGTACCGCTATGAAGGTTAGAACATTAGGCCGCCATATGAAAGAAGGCAGCAAAAATATAATAAGAAATGGCTGGATGACATTTGCTTCTGTTAGTGCAGTGACTGTCATGCTATTGGTTGTGGGTGCATTCTTACTACTTATTATGAACGTTAATCATTTTGCTGACTCGCTAGAAGATGATGTAGAGGTAAGGGTCTTTATTGAACGGACAGCTGCCGAAGAAGAAAAGGAAGTACTCTTAGACAATATTGAGGATATGACGAATATTGCTTCTGTCACCTTTATTCCGAAAGAAGAAGGGTTGGAACAATTTATTGATAGTCTCGGTGAGCAAGGGGATTATTTCGAAGGTCTAAGAGACGAAAACCCTTTAAATGATGTTTACGTTGTTCGTGCTCAGCAACCGCATGAAACTGAAATGATCGCAGAAGAAATCGAGCAATTTGACTATGTAGAAGGTGTAGAATACGGGCGAGATATTTTCGACCAGTTATTTACGGCTACTGACTTTATTCGAATAGCGGGAACGGTGCTTATTGTTGGGTTGCTCTTTACAGCTATATTCCTGATCGCTAACACAATTAAACTAACTATTATTGCCAGAAAGCGCGAAATTCAGATAATGAAACTCGTAGGTGCTACTAACGGCTTTATCCGCTGGCCTTTCTTTGTTGAAGGATTGTTATTAGGGACCGTAGGGGCAATTATTCCAATAAGTGCTTTAGGTTACGGCTATCACTATTTCTACAATACGATAGGTGAGCAGACTGGGATTGATTTCTTCCAATTCCTATCTCCTAATCCTCTGGTCGTTCAAATGGGGATTTTGTTATTAGTTATCGGTGCCGTTGTCGGAGTTTGGGGAAGCTTGATGAGTGTCCGGAAATTCTTGAGAGTTTAGAATTTCCGGGACTAACTCCCTTCCATATAGATTTCCAAGGAAATAATTTGTGATTTAATAAGGAGGTTTATGCGTGATAAGAAAATTTTCGTTCACTATAGTGATTGCTGTATTGGTTTTTACAGCGCTTTCTGGCTCTTTGAATCTACATAATGAGACAGCATATGCGAATACAGGTGAAGACCTTGAAAGAGACATAGATTCATATAAACAGGAACAAACTGAAAAAGAACGTGAAGCTGCTGAAAAAGAAGAGGAATTAGAAAGTATTGAAGAAGAGATAGATGATGTTAAAGAAGAGATAAAACAATTAGATGATGAAGTAATAGAAACTAATGAACACATTAGTACGAAAGAAGCGGAAGTAGAGGAAACAACAGCGAGAGTCGAACAATTACATGAAGATATAGAAGAGTTAGAGGAACGCATTGCTGCTCGTGATGAGCTATTAAAAGAACGAGTGAAGTCCATGTATCAAAATGGCGGTAACGTCAACTACCTTGAAGTTGTGCTTGGCGCGCAAAGCTTCGGGGATTTAGTAGAGCGTGTTTCTGCCCTAAATTCAATTGCTCAACAAGATCGTGCTATTCTAGAGGAGCATATTGAAGACATGGAAGCTCTTGAAATAGCTACAGAAGAACTAGAAAATGAATTAGCCAGCCTTGAAAACCAAATGGCTGAATTGGAAGTATTAAAAGATCAATTAGAGCAACAACTTGATGCTAAAGGTGTTTTAATAGCTGATTTAGAAGCACAAGGATATGAAATTGAAGATAACCTCTTATCTATTGAAGAAGAAAGAGAGCTTCTGAAAGCGCAAGAAGAGGCAGCGAAACAAGAACTGGCTGCTTGGGAAGAAGAACAAAAAAGATTAGAAGAAGAACGACGAAAGAAGGAAGAGGAAGAGCGACGTCAGCGTGAAGAGGCTGAACGGCAAGAAGCTGAACGAAAAGAAGCGGAAAAAGCGAGTCAATCAAGCGGCTCCTCATCTTCCAATAGTACAAGCTCATCGTCAAATAATAGTTCCAACGAAACAGCTTCATCGTCAAATGGAGGGTCTGCTACATTCCATAGACCAGCTAATGGGCGTGTGACGTCGGGATTTGGAAGTAGGACACATCCTGTTTATGGGACAACACGCCAACATAATGGGATTGATTACGGACGAGATGGTGGAACAGGTATATTTGCTGCTGAAGCAGGGACAGTTGTTTCAGCGAGAAGTATGGGAGGATATGGGAATACGATTATCATTACACATGTTATCGATGGTAAAACGTATGCCACGTTATATGCCCATCTAGCTTCTTTCAATGTGT
The DNA window shown above is from Salipaludibacillus agaradhaerens and carries:
- the prfB gene encoding peptide chain release factor 2 (programmed frameshift) gives rise to the protein MEMSEITQELSMMAKRLADFRGSLDLEEKETRIAELEEKMSDPMFWEDQNAAQKVINENNALKNIVNTYRKLESDHEELDVSLELLKEENDSDLADDLEQGVKDIGKRLNEFELELLLSEPHDKNNAILELHPGAGGTESQDWASMLLRMYTRWAEAKGFKVETTDYLPGDEAGVKSVTLLIQGHNAYGYLKAEKGVHRLVRISPFDSSGRRHTSFASCDVMPELDDNVEITVSPDDLRIDTFRSSGAGGQHVNTTDSAVRMTHLPTNTVVSCQSERSQIKNREKAMKMLKAKLFQQEMDKQRQEAEELRGEQSDIGWGSQIRSYVFHPYNMVKDHRTNVETGNTQAVMDGELAPFIDAYLRSQID
- a CDS encoding YitT family protein, which translates into the protein MKKLQRRKETNPLNTAQRTIIEFLYVLTGSAIVAVTFNLFLLPNQIASGGVSGISTIVFNITAWEPAYTQWALNIPLFIAGILLLGGSIRGSILYGTKTLTGTLFLPFIVFLTRDLQPATLDPLLASIFGGVGVGVGLGIVFRSNSSTGGTDLAAQIINKYTGLSLGVCVFIMDGLVVSASAVVFGFEFALYALISLFTTSKTIDFVQIGIGYSKMVIIISEFEEEVKQGLLTKVDRGVTKIAGYGGYTNHERPMLMCVVSRNEVTKLKRLVQTIDPDAFVIVSNASEVLGKGFKK
- a CDS encoding c-type cytochrome — encoded protein: MKKWMFAIFGTVLVLSACGGNDTNMNEPAPENNGNNAENTENTADNGEYDLANGEQVYVQNCAACHGGDLTGASGPGLETHTAEEVEAAIQEGPGSMPADLVTGEDAADVAAWIESQ
- the ftsE gene encoding cell division ATP-binding protein FtsE, which gives rise to MIQMQDVWKTYPNGVMAVNGISIYIKKGEFVYVVGPSGAGKSTFIKMIYREEKPTRGEITIDNQELSKMKERHIPYLRRNIGVVFQDFKLLQSLTVYENVAFAMEVIEEDKETIRQRVMNVLDIVRLKNKARFMPDELSGGEQQRVSIARAIVNNPAVLIADEPTGNLDPETSWEIMHILEEINERGTTIVMATHNRDIVDNMRKRLIAIEGGRIARDELRGTYRYEG
- the ftsX gene encoding permease-like cell division protein FtsX; the encoded protein is MKVRTLGRHMKEGSKNIIRNGWMTFASVSAVTVMLLVVGAFLLLIMNVNHFADSLEDDVEVRVFIERTAAEEEKEVLLDNIEDMTNIASVTFIPKEEGLEQFIDSLGEQGDYFEGLRDENPLNDVYVVRAQQPHETEMIAEEIEQFDYVEGVEYGRDIFDQLFTATDFIRIAGTVLIVGLLFTAIFLIANTIKLTIIARKREIQIMKLVGATNGFIRWPFFVEGLLLGTVGAIIPISALGYGYHYFYNTIGEQTGIDFFQFLSPNPLVVQMGILLLVIGAVVGVWGSLMSVRKFLRV
- a CDS encoding murein hydrolase activator EnvC family protein; the protein is MIRKFSFTIVIAVLVFTALSGSLNLHNETAYANTGEDLERDIDSYKQEQTEKEREAAEKEEELESIEEEIDDVKEEIKQLDDEVIETNEHISTKEAEVEETTARVEQLHEDIEELEERIAARDELLKERVKSMYQNGGNVNYLEVVLGAQSFGDLVERVSALNSIAQQDRAILEEHIEDMEALEIATEELENELASLENQMAELEVLKDQLEQQLDAKGVLIADLEAQGYEIEDNLLSIEEERELLKAQEEAAKQELAAWEEEQKRLEEERRKKEEEERRQREEAERQEAERKEAEKASQSSGSSSSNSTSSSSNNSSNETASSSNGGSATFHRPANGRVTSGFGSRTHPVYGTTRQHNGIDYGRDGGTGIFAAEAGTVVSARSMGGYGNTIIITHVIDGKTYATLYAHLASFNVSVGDRVSRGQNIATMGTTGTSTGVHLHFEVHPGGYSGGSSAVNPAPYLP